One genomic region from Marinobacter szutsaonensis encodes:
- a CDS encoding NAD-dependent succinate-semialdehyde dehydrogenase: MIESPLLEKLTGYIGGRWTDSAQGNTFDVYNPATGEVIAKVPSMPAEDIEAAIAAGKSALKLTSPYSIETRRKWLEDIRDGLKDNREEIGRILCMEHGKPWKEAQGEVDYAAGFFDYCAKHIQALDAHTIPEKPKDCTWTVHYRPIGVAGLITPWNFPIGMIAKKLSAALAAGCPSVIKPASETPLTMIALFSLMDKLDLPDGMVNLVMGKASVIGKVLCESPDVPMLSFTGSTEVGRKLIVDTADQVKKLALELGGNAPYIVFEDADLDAAADNLIANKFRGGGQTCVCANRIFVHEKVADAFGEKLAERVNKMTVGDGMKEGVDIGPLVNKQGFDKVKRHLDDALEKGASLVAGKQPSELGDGLFFPPTVVLGVNRDMCCYQEETFGPLVPMALFRTEEEVIEAGNDTEFGLASYVFTADADRAQRVAAGLRFGHVGWNTGTGPTPEAPFGGMKASGIGREGGLEGLFEFVEPQTVPRGF; encoded by the coding sequence CCTGCTGGAGAAACTCACTGGTTACATCGGCGGTCGCTGGACGGACAGCGCCCAGGGTAACACTTTCGATGTCTACAACCCCGCCACCGGCGAGGTGATTGCGAAAGTGCCCTCCATGCCGGCGGAGGATATCGAGGCTGCCATTGCGGCAGGCAAATCGGCCCTGAAGCTCACCAGCCCCTATTCCATTGAAACCCGCCGCAAATGGCTGGAAGACATCCGGGACGGCCTGAAGGACAACCGTGAGGAAATCGGCCGGATTCTCTGTATGGAGCACGGCAAACCGTGGAAAGAAGCCCAGGGCGAAGTGGACTACGCCGCCGGCTTCTTTGATTACTGTGCCAAGCACATCCAGGCCCTTGATGCCCATACCATCCCGGAGAAACCCAAGGACTGCACCTGGACCGTCCACTATCGGCCGATCGGCGTAGCGGGCCTGATCACGCCATGGAACTTCCCCATCGGCATGATCGCCAAGAAACTGTCTGCGGCGCTGGCGGCGGGTTGCCCGTCGGTGATCAAGCCGGCCAGCGAAACCCCGCTGACCATGATTGCCCTGTTCAGTTTGATGGACAAACTGGATCTGCCCGATGGCATGGTCAACCTGGTGATGGGCAAGGCCAGCGTGATCGGCAAGGTGCTGTGTGAGAGCCCGGATGTGCCGATGCTCAGTTTCACCGGCTCCACCGAGGTTGGGCGTAAGCTGATTGTCGACACCGCCGATCAGGTCAAGAAACTGGCCCTGGAACTCGGCGGCAACGCTCCGTATATCGTATTTGAAGACGCCGATCTGGACGCTGCGGCCGACAACCTGATCGCCAACAAATTCCGGGGCGGTGGCCAAACCTGCGTCTGTGCTAACCGTATCTTCGTCCACGAGAAAGTGGCGGATGCCTTCGGTGAAAAACTGGCGGAGCGGGTCAACAAGATGACCGTCGGCGACGGCATGAAGGAGGGCGTCGACATTGGCCCGCTGGTCAACAAGCAGGGCTTCGACAAGGTCAAGCGTCACCTGGACGACGCCCTTGAGAAAGGTGCGAGTCTGGTCGCCGGCAAGCAGCCGAGTGAACTCGGTGACGGCCTGTTCTTCCCGCCCACGGTGGTGCTCGGGGTCAACCGCGACATGTGCTGCTACCAGGAAGAAACCTTCGGCCCGCTGGTGCCCATGGCCCTGTTCCGTACGGAAGAGGAAGTTATCGAAGCCGGCAACGACACCGAATTCGGCCTGGCCTCCTATGTCTTCACCGCTGACGCAGACCGCGCCCAGCGCGTGGCCGCCGGCCTCCGTTTCGGCCACGTCGGCTGGAACACCGGCACCGGCCCGACCCCGGAAGCGCCATTCGGTGGCATGAAGGCCTCCGGTATCGGGCGTGAGGGTGGTCTGGAAGGTCTGTTTGAGTTTGTGGAGCCGCAAACCGTGCCGCGGGGTTTCTGA
- a CDS encoding undecaprenyl-diphosphate phosphatase: protein MDLFQALFLGLLQGLTEFLPISSSAHLILTPAFFGWTDQGVGFDLSVHFGTLLAVVLYFRRDVFGIARDGLISVAQRRIVGQGALAWYLVIGTIPAGLAGLALLDLIDNELRAVEVIFFTTLFFGLLLGIADWLPKRQRTLDKLNWKDAVLVGIAQAMALVPGTSRSGVTITAGLFLGMTRETASRFSFLLAIPIIVLASAVKLLEVATSDVIVDWSGFLIGGVTSFLMAITAIHFFLKWLNKVGMWPYVIYRIILAGVIYAVLM from the coding sequence ATGGATCTTTTCCAGGCCCTGTTCCTTGGCCTTCTCCAGGGACTGACTGAATTCCTGCCCATTTCCAGCTCCGCCCACCTGATCCTGACCCCGGCCTTCTTTGGCTGGACCGATCAGGGTGTGGGTTTCGACCTGTCGGTGCATTTCGGCACGCTGCTGGCGGTGGTGCTGTATTTTCGGCGGGATGTCTTCGGCATTGCCCGGGACGGACTGATCTCAGTGGCCCAGCGCAGGATCGTCGGCCAGGGGGCGCTGGCCTGGTACTTGGTGATCGGCACCATTCCGGCAGGCCTGGCGGGCCTGGCCCTGCTGGATCTGATCGATAACGAATTGCGGGCGGTGGAAGTCATCTTCTTCACCACTCTGTTCTTCGGTCTGCTGCTCGGCATCGCCGACTGGCTACCCAAGCGCCAACGCACCCTGGATAAGCTCAACTGGAAAGATGCGGTCCTGGTGGGCATCGCCCAGGCCATGGCCCTGGTGCCCGGCACCTCCCGCTCCGGCGTTACCATTACCGCCGGCCTGTTCCTCGGCATGACCAGGGAGACCGCCTCCCGGTTCTCGTTCCTGCTGGCCATTCCGATCATCGTGCTGGCTTCGGCGGTGAAGCTGCTGGAGGTGGCGACTTCGGATGTGATCGTAGACTGGAGCGGGTTTCTGATTGGTGGGGTGACGTCGTTCCTGATGGCGATTACCGCCATCCACTTCTTCCTGAAGTGGCTGAACAAGGTGGGGATGTGGCCGTATGTGATCTACCGGATTATTTTGGCTGGGGTGATTTACGCGGTGCTGATGTGA
- the uvrD gene encoding DNA helicase II, whose protein sequence is MDVSHIIDPLNDAQREAVTAQNDHLLVLAGAGSGKTRVLVHRIAWLMTVDRVPPTAILAVTFTNKAAKEMRYRVEQMMQIPTRGLWIGTFHGIAHRLLRAHWQDAGLPENFQVLDSDDQLRLIKRVMRENQIDESRWPPKQAQWFINSQKDEGLRADHIQENPGDHFTSTMLKIYRQYEKLCQQGGLVDFGELLLRSHELWLHKPELLAHYQKRFQHMLVDEFQDTNTIQYAWLQVLASNRVPLTIVGDDDQSIYGWRGAKIENIQQYQRDFPNARLVRLEQNYRSTQTILKAANSVIANNQGRLGKELWTDGPEGEPISLYAAFNEQDEANYIADSISAWVDEGNLRSEAAILYRSNAQSRVLEEALMRQGIPYRVYGGLRFYDRQEIRNALAYLRLVHYHRDDAAFERVVNVPTRGIGAKSLAELREYATEQGISLWESAERLLASGQVKGRAKTGLQSFLDIINGLSEMVDHASLQGLMKQAIEVSGLKDYHASEKGEKGQARVENLEELVSALSDFEVEEGVDPLSEFIAQAALDAGESQADAHEDSVQLMTLHSAKGLEFPLVFMAGVEEGLFPHSMSLEEPGRMEEERRLAYVGITRAMKKLVLTYAESRRLYGQEKFHALSRFVREIPGDCLQEVRLRNTVTRPAMVERPNESLFSQDSAQQAGFSLGQRVRHPKFGEGIVMNCEGSGHHTRVQVNFDDGAKWLVLAYAPLEAC, encoded by the coding sequence ATGGACGTGTCCCACATCATCGATCCCCTGAACGATGCCCAGCGTGAAGCTGTGACCGCGCAGAATGACCACCTGTTGGTACTGGCCGGTGCTGGCAGTGGCAAAACCCGGGTACTGGTGCACCGGATTGCCTGGCTGATGACGGTGGACCGGGTGCCGCCCACGGCCATCCTGGCGGTGACCTTCACCAACAAGGCGGCGAAGGAGATGCGCTACCGGGTCGAGCAGATGATGCAGATCCCCACCCGGGGATTGTGGATCGGGACGTTCCACGGGATTGCCCACCGGCTGTTGCGGGCCCATTGGCAGGATGCCGGTTTGCCGGAGAACTTCCAGGTGCTGGACAGCGATGACCAGCTGCGGCTGATCAAGCGGGTGATGCGGGAGAACCAGATCGACGAGAGCCGCTGGCCGCCCAAACAGGCCCAGTGGTTCATCAACAGCCAGAAGGATGAAGGCCTGCGCGCGGACCACATCCAGGAGAATCCGGGCGACCACTTCACCTCCACCATGCTGAAGATCTACCGCCAGTACGAAAAACTGTGCCAGCAGGGCGGTCTGGTGGATTTCGGCGAACTGCTGCTGCGCTCCCATGAACTCTGGCTGCACAAACCGGAACTGCTGGCGCATTACCAAAAGCGCTTCCAGCATATGCTGGTGGACGAGTTCCAGGACACCAACACCATCCAGTATGCCTGGCTGCAGGTGCTTGCCAGCAACCGGGTGCCGTTGACCATTGTGGGGGACGACGACCAGTCCATCTACGGCTGGCGCGGGGCGAAGATCGAGAACATCCAGCAGTACCAGCGGGACTTTCCCAACGCCCGGCTGGTTCGCCTGGAGCAGAATTACCGCTCGACCCAGACCATCCTCAAGGCCGCCAACTCGGTGATCGCCAACAACCAGGGGCGGCTCGGCAAGGAACTGTGGACCGACGGGCCCGAAGGCGAGCCGATCAGCCTGTATGCCGCGTTCAACGAACAGGACGAGGCCAACTACATCGCCGACAGTATCTCGGCCTGGGTGGATGAGGGCAACCTGCGCAGTGAGGCAGCGATCCTATACCGCTCCAATGCCCAGTCACGGGTGCTGGAAGAAGCACTGATGCGTCAGGGCATTCCGTATCGGGTCTATGGTGGCCTGCGCTTCTACGATCGCCAGGAAATCCGCAATGCGCTGGCCTATCTGCGCCTGGTGCATTACCACCGGGACGATGCCGCCTTTGAACGGGTGGTGAACGTGCCCACCCGCGGCATCGGTGCCAAGAGCCTGGCGGAACTGCGGGAATACGCCACCGAGCAGGGCATCTCCCTGTGGGAGTCCGCTGAGCGACTGCTGGCGTCCGGCCAGGTGAAGGGCCGGGCGAAGACCGGTTTGCAGTCGTTCCTCGACATCATCAATGGCCTGTCCGAGATGGTGGACCATGCCTCCCTGCAGGGCCTGATGAAACAGGCGATCGAGGTCAGCGGGCTGAAGGACTATCACGCCAGCGAGAAGGGCGAGAAAGGCCAGGCCCGGGTGGAGAACCTGGAGGAGCTGGTTAGCGCCCTGTCGGACTTCGAGGTGGAAGAAGGGGTGGACCCGCTGTCGGAATTCATCGCCCAGGCCGCCCTGGATGCCGGGGAATCCCAGGCCGATGCCCATGAGGACAGCGTGCAGCTGATGACCCTGCACTCCGCCAAGGGCCTGGAGTTCCCGCTGGTGTTCATGGCGGGTGTCGAGGAGGGCCTGTTCCCCCACAGCATGTCCCTGGAAGAGCCCGGCCGCATGGAAGAGGAACGCCGCCTGGCCTATGTCGGCATTACCCGGGCCATGAAAAAGCTGGTGCTCACTTACGCCGAGTCCCGGCGGTTGTATGGCCAGGAAAAATTCCACGCTTTATCCCGGTTCGTACGAGAGATTCCCGGTGATTGCCTGCAGGAAGTCCGCCTGCGCAACACCGTGACCCGCCCGGCTATGGTCGAGCGGCCCAACGAGAGCCTGTTCAGTCAGGATTCCGCCCAGCAGGCCGGGTTCAGCCTGGGCCAGCGGGTGCGGCATCCGAAGTTTGGCGAGGGAATCGTGATGAACTGCGAAGGCAGCGGGCATCATACGCGGGTGCAGGTGAACTTTGATGATGGGGCCAAATGGTTGGTGTTGGCGTATGCGCCGCTGGAGGCTTGCTGA